A stretch of Vicinamibacteria bacterium DNA encodes these proteins:
- a CDS encoding CBS domain-containing protein, giving the protein MKVEKLMKSDVGVCHPGDPGAIAAKIMWERDCGAVPVVDDRLQVVGMITDRDLCIASYLQGKPLYEISVAGVMSQQLWTCRPDDDISGAEKVMREHQVRRLPVTDEEGLLKGILSLNDIALEAANEAKTKTRKTEVSFTSVAQTLVDISVPHSRRAGASPTQPRRRKAAKKRSQLSSAPPSSPTDRRGPEKGL; this is encoded by the coding sequence ATGAAAGTGGAGAAGCTGATGAAGTCCGATGTCGGGGTGTGCCATCCGGGCGATCCGGGTGCCATCGCCGCCAAGATCATGTGGGAAAGAGACTGCGGCGCCGTTCCCGTGGTCGACGACCGCTTGCAAGTCGTCGGGATGATCACCGATCGCGATCTGTGTATCGCCTCTTATCTCCAGGGGAAGCCTCTCTACGAGATTTCCGTGGCGGGGGTAATGAGCCAGCAGCTCTGGACGTGCCGGCCCGACGATGATATCTCCGGCGCCGAGAAAGTGATGAGAGAGCACCAGGTTAGGAGGCTGCCGGTCACGGACGAGGAGGGCCTTCTGAAAGGCATCCTGTCCCTGAACGATATCGCCCTCGAAGCGGCGAACGAAGCAAAAACCAAAACGAGAAAGACCGAAGTCAGCTTCACCAGCGTGGCCCAGACGCTAGTCGATATCAGCGTCCCACACTCGAGGCGGGCGGGGGCATCACCGACGCAGCCGCGGCGACGCAAGGCCGCAAAAAAGCGGTCTCAATTGTCCTCGGCGCCGCCCTCGTCTCCGACCGATCGCCGGGGACCGGAAAAAGGATTGTGA